Proteins encoded together in one Bradyrhizobium sp. PSBB068 window:
- a CDS encoding type I secretion system permease/ATPase, whose translation MAIQNGNAHAAPDLGLRALALFLRFHGVNTEPDQLRDHCGEDGIGIRAMLRCAREFGVKVRATTMDWSRLTGIQLPGIASLRDGGFLLLGKIEDQVALVLHPTSSHPRRMTRAEFEAIWDGGLISPGSPSFAHLALHAIGDIRARGVELGSSLLRRAGDVLVGARDGLVRIRDTISTKAPGALMWARFVARGDTADEAADIGSPAADVGFEDGDESGLIALAILLRCHGIAADPGQIHHRVGATRLGVTEILRCAKEFGLKAKVQRTNWNRLAVTPLPGIALLRDGSFLILGKVIDDKLLIQRPLSPRPESITQAQLEAIWDGGIILMARRTSLTDLARRFDISWFVGAMQKYRRLLGEVLAASFFLQIFAVVSPLFFQVVIDKVLVHRSMSTLDVLVIGLVVLTVLEAVLETLRVYVFAHTTNRIDVELGARLFRHLMALPIAYFQTRRVGDSVARVRELENIRQFLTSSALTLVIDLLFTVVFLVVMFYYSTTLTWIVLASFPFYIGISAGATPLFRARLDEKFNRGSENQAFLVESVTGVETLKAMAVEPQMQRRWEEQLAGYVAASFRVLSLNNTASQAVQMINKLVIAATLYFGARLVISGDLTVGELVAFNMLAARVSTPVLRLAQVWQDFHQARVSIDRLGDILNTIPEPSFTPARAALPPIRGHVKFEHATFRYRIDGPEVLHDVSFSVEPGQVIGIVGSSGSGKSTITKLIQRLYVPESGRVLVDGVDLAMVDLSWLRRQIGVVLQENVLFNCTIRDNIALADPAMPMERVIEAAMLAGAHDFILELPEGYDTVVGERGSSLSGGQRQRIAIARALITDPRILILDEATSALDYESERAIQQNMRRISAGRTVFVIAHRLSTVRNASRIITLEHGRIVEDGSHDELIRSNGRYANLHYLQAGIHDLR comes from the coding sequence ATGGCGATCCAGAACGGAAATGCCCACGCAGCTCCAGATCTGGGGCTTCGAGCGCTGGCTCTGTTCCTGCGCTTTCATGGCGTGAACACCGAGCCTGATCAACTCCGCGATCACTGCGGAGAGGATGGGATAGGCATCCGCGCAATGCTGCGTTGTGCGCGCGAATTTGGGGTCAAAGTCCGCGCGACGACGATGGATTGGTCGCGGCTGACGGGCATCCAGCTGCCTGGAATCGCCTCGCTCCGTGACGGCGGATTTTTGCTTCTAGGAAAAATCGAGGATCAGGTTGCGCTTGTGCTGCACCCGACCTCGTCGCATCCGCGACGAATGACGCGCGCGGAATTTGAAGCGATCTGGGATGGCGGTTTGATCTCGCCTGGCTCACCGAGCTTCGCTCATCTCGCACTTCATGCAATTGGCGACATCCGCGCGCGCGGCGTTGAGCTGGGTAGCAGCCTGTTGCGCCGCGCGGGCGACGTGCTGGTCGGGGCCCGCGACGGCCTGGTGCGGATCCGCGATACAATCTCGACGAAGGCGCCCGGCGCCCTGATGTGGGCGCGCTTTGTTGCTCGCGGCGATACTGCCGACGAGGCCGCGGATATCGGATCTCCGGCTGCAGACGTCGGTTTCGAAGACGGCGATGAATCCGGGCTGATTGCGCTCGCGATCTTGCTGCGTTGCCATGGAATCGCTGCCGATCCCGGCCAAATCCACCACCGGGTGGGGGCGACGCGCCTCGGCGTTACCGAAATCCTGCGCTGTGCCAAAGAGTTTGGGCTCAAGGCAAAGGTGCAGAGGACGAACTGGAACAGGCTTGCGGTCACGCCGCTGCCGGGAATTGCGCTGCTGCGCGACGGCAGCTTCCTGATCCTCGGCAAGGTTATCGACGACAAGCTTCTCATTCAGCGCCCGCTGTCTCCGCGCCCCGAATCCATCACCCAGGCGCAACTCGAGGCGATCTGGGACGGCGGCATCATTCTGATGGCCCGGCGTACCAGCCTGACCGATCTCGCGCGGCGTTTCGATATCTCCTGGTTCGTGGGCGCCATGCAGAAGTATCGCCGCCTGCTCGGCGAGGTGCTGGCGGCGTCGTTCTTCCTTCAGATATTCGCCGTTGTCTCACCGCTGTTCTTCCAGGTGGTCATCGACAAGGTGCTCGTGCACCGAAGCATGAGCACGCTCGACGTTCTGGTCATCGGCCTTGTCGTGCTGACGGTGCTCGAGGCCGTTCTCGAGACGCTGCGCGTCTATGTGTTCGCGCATACGACAAACCGTATCGACGTCGAGCTCGGGGCCAGACTGTTCCGTCACCTGATGGCACTGCCGATTGCCTATTTTCAGACCCGCCGCGTCGGCGATTCGGTGGCCCGGGTCCGCGAGCTGGAGAACATCCGCCAGTTCCTGACAAGCTCGGCGCTCACGCTGGTCATCGACCTTCTCTTCACGGTCGTCTTCCTTGTCGTGATGTTCTATTACTCGACGACGTTGACCTGGATCGTGCTCGCGTCCTTCCCGTTCTACATCGGTATCTCCGCGGGAGCCACGCCGCTGTTCCGCGCGCGCCTCGATGAGAAATTCAATCGCGGCTCCGAGAACCAAGCCTTCCTGGTCGAGAGCGTGACCGGCGTTGAGACGCTCAAGGCGATGGCGGTCGAGCCCCAGATGCAGCGCCGCTGGGAGGAGCAACTCGCCGGCTATGTGGCCGCAAGCTTCCGCGTGCTCAGCCTGAACAACACGGCGAGCCAGGCGGTCCAGATGATCAACAAGCTGGTCATCGCTGCGACCCTTTACTTCGGCGCCCGGTTGGTCATCAGCGGCGACCTGACCGTCGGCGAGCTCGTCGCGTTCAACATGCTTGCGGCGCGCGTGAGCACGCCGGTGCTGCGCCTCGCACAGGTCTGGCAGGACTTTCACCAGGCGCGTGTCTCGATCGATCGCCTCGGCGACATCCTGAACACCATTCCAGAGCCGAGCTTCACCCCGGCCCGCGCCGCTCTGCCGCCGATCCGCGGCCACGTGAAGTTCGAGCACGCGACCTTCCGCTACCGCATCGACGGGCCCGAGGTGCTGCATGACGTGTCGTTCAGCGTGGAGCCGGGCCAGGTCATCGGCATCGTGGGCTCGTCTGGCTCAGGCAAGAGCACCATCACCAAGCTGATCCAGCGTCTCTATGTTCCGGAGAGCGGACGCGTCCTGGTCGATGGCGTCGATCTCGCAATGGTCGACCTGAGCTGGCTGCGGCGCCAGATCGGCGTCGTGCTGCAGGAAAATGTGCTTTTCAATTGCACGATTCGCGACAATATCGCATTGGCTGATCCGGCCATGCCGATGGAGCGCGTTATCGAGGCGGCAATGCTGGCCGGTGCACACGACTTCATCCTGGAATTGCCCGAGGGTTACGACACCGTCGTGGGCGAGCGCGGCAGCAGCCTGTCTGGCGGACAGCGCCAGCGTATTGCAATCGCGCGCGCACTGATCACCGATCCGCGCATCCTGATCCTCGACGAGGCGACCAGCGCACTGGATTACGAAAGTGAACGCGCGATCCAGCAGAACATGAGGCGGATTTCCGCCGGAAGGACCGTGTTCGTCATCGCTCATCGGCTGTCGACGGTCCGCAATGCGAGCCGGATCATCACGCTGGAGCATGGCCGCATCGTCGAAGACGGCAGCCACGATGAACTGATCCGCAGCAACGGGCGTTACGCGAACCTTCACTATCTCCAGGCCGGTATTCATGACCTCCGCTAG
- a CDS encoding HlyD family type I secretion periplasmic adaptor subunit codes for MTSASRNVVSFPRREPRRRQHEIAFLPAALEITETPPSPVGRAIGATIIAAFCIALVWATLGSVDIVATATGKIVPGGRTKLIQPFETGVVRAIQVRDGQTVKAGDVLIELDPTMTEADQERQKGDLLAAELEVARLQAALAADPLAAFRAPPNASPAEIEMHRQFLISQRAEQDAKLSEIERQQGQKEAERATTSASVAKLEATIPVLQERVDIRKGLVEKALASKVVYLSEYQDLVAMQQDLVLQKSRLREADAAMALLKETRDKTVAEYRRATYDALAKAEQKVASAAQEVVKADRRTKLQRLTAPVDGVVQQLAVHTVGGVVTPAQALAVVVPSESQLEIEAMLSNRDIGFVHPGQAAEIKVDTFNFTRYGLLHGDVLSVSTDAIARDRTQGSNDRASGATLSSSEPKGQELEYAARVSLDRTHMQVEDKVVKLGPGMAVTVEIKTGTRRIISYLLSPLARYKQEALRER; via the coding sequence ATGACCTCCGCTAGCCGCAATGTTGTCTCGTTTCCGAGGCGCGAGCCTCGCCGTCGCCAGCACGAAATCGCGTTCTTGCCGGCGGCGCTTGAGATCACTGAAACGCCGCCGTCGCCGGTCGGCCGCGCGATAGGGGCGACCATCATCGCGGCGTTCTGCATCGCGCTGGTATGGGCGACGCTTGGCAGTGTCGACATCGTCGCCACCGCGACCGGCAAGATCGTGCCGGGCGGGCGCACCAAGCTGATCCAGCCGTTCGAGACGGGCGTTGTCCGCGCCATCCAGGTCCGCGACGGCCAGACCGTGAAGGCCGGCGACGTTCTGATCGAACTCGACCCGACGATGACGGAAGCCGATCAGGAGCGCCAAAAAGGCGATCTGCTTGCGGCCGAGCTCGAGGTCGCGCGATTGCAGGCCGCGCTCGCAGCCGATCCGCTCGCCGCCTTCCGTGCTCCGCCCAACGCCAGCCCCGCCGAGATCGAGATGCATCGCCAGTTCTTGATCAGCCAGCGCGCCGAGCAAGATGCCAAGCTTTCCGAAATCGAACGACAGCAAGGTCAGAAGGAGGCGGAGCGGGCAACCACGTCGGCAAGCGTTGCCAAGCTGGAAGCAACAATCCCCGTGCTGCAGGAACGGGTCGATATCCGCAAGGGCCTCGTCGAAAAGGCACTGGCCTCCAAGGTTGTCTACCTCTCCGAATATCAGGACCTGGTTGCCATGCAGCAGGATCTCGTGCTGCAAAAGAGCCGGTTGCGCGAAGCCGACGCGGCGATGGCGCTGCTGAAGGAAACAAGGGACAAGACTGTCGCGGAGTACCGCCGCGCGACCTACGATGCACTTGCAAAGGCCGAGCAGAAGGTTGCGAGCGCGGCGCAGGAGGTGGTCAAGGCGGATCGGCGCACGAAGCTGCAGCGTTTGACCGCGCCTGTCGATGGCGTCGTGCAGCAGCTTGCCGTTCACACGGTGGGCGGCGTGGTGACGCCGGCTCAGGCGCTCGCAGTAGTGGTCCCGAGCGAGAGCCAGCTCGAGATCGAGGCCATGCTCTCCAACCGCGATATCGGATTCGTCCATCCGGGGCAGGCGGCGGAGATCAAGGTCGATACCTTCAACTTCACGCGCTACGGACTGCTTCACGGTGACGTGCTCAGCGTGTCGACGGATGCCATTGCGCGCGACAGGACGCAGGGGTCGAACGACCGCGCGTCAGGCGCCACGCTGAGCAGCAGCGAGCCGAAAGGTCAGGAGCTCGAATATGCCGCGCGCGTTTCACTCGACCGGACTCACATGCAAGTGGAGGACAAGGTCGTCAAGCTCGGTCCGGGCATGGCGGTGACGGTCGAGATCAAGACCGGTACGCGCAGGATCATCAGCTACCTGCTTTCGCCGCTGGCGAGATACAAGCAGGAAGCGCTGCGGGAACGGTAG
- the asnB gene encoding asparagine synthase B: protein MCGFVGIFEFTESFESARSRALEMAKTVRHRGPDWSGVYSSERAMLAHERLSIVDVEHGAQPLLDVTAGRALAVNGEIYNHVALRDALNRPHAWKTKSDCEIILYLYDEYGPALCNMLSGIFAFALFDERTGDFFVARDHLGIVPLYIGWSEDGATYVASEMKALDRVCETIQEFAPGHYYNGKTREFVRWYDPEWAHALPTRKVVLHELRTSLEAAVKQQMMCDVPYGVLISGGLDSSLIAALAARHRFKRIESGETEEAWWPRLHSFSVGLENSPDMMYARKVAAHIDTVHHEIVFTVQDGLDALPDVIRHLETFDVTTIRAGTPMYLMARKIKAMGIKMVLSGEGADEVFGGYLYFHMAPSAEEFHEETVRKLFALSRYDCCRANKATAAWGVEARVPFLDKEFLDYAMSIDPAEKMCPGAKIEKGILREAFADLLPQEILWRQKEQFSDGVGYSWIECLRNHAESKVSDQMLAEAGRRFPLQTPTSKEGYFYRTIFDGIFKNPTACLTVPVGPSIACSSPTAFLWSQQFASMDDPSGRAVKGVHIQAIDTM, encoded by the coding sequence TTGTGCGGCTTCGTCGGCATATTCGAATTTACGGAATCGTTTGAATCGGCACGCAGCCGCGCGCTGGAGATGGCAAAGACGGTTAGACACCGCGGGCCGGACTGGAGTGGCGTCTATTCCAGCGAACGCGCAATGCTCGCGCACGAACGCCTTTCCATCGTCGATGTTGAGCACGGCGCCCAGCCCCTTCTCGACGTTACCGCGGGTCGGGCGTTGGCTGTGAACGGAGAGATCTACAATCATGTCGCATTGCGCGACGCCCTGAACCGGCCGCACGCCTGGAAAACGAAGTCGGACTGCGAGATTATCCTGTATCTCTATGACGAGTACGGACCAGCCTTGTGCAATATGCTGAGTGGCATTTTTGCGTTCGCTCTCTTCGACGAACGTACCGGCGACTTCTTCGTCGCCCGAGACCACCTCGGAATAGTGCCGCTTTATATTGGATGGAGCGAGGACGGCGCAACATACGTCGCCAGCGAAATGAAAGCTCTCGATCGCGTGTGCGAGACGATTCAGGAGTTTGCGCCGGGACACTACTATAACGGCAAAACCCGCGAATTCGTCAGGTGGTATGATCCGGAATGGGCGCATGCATTGCCAACCAGGAAGGTGGTGTTGCACGAGCTTCGGACTTCGCTCGAAGCCGCAGTCAAGCAGCAGATGATGTGCGATGTGCCTTACGGGGTACTTATTTCTGGTGGGCTCGACTCGTCCCTCATCGCAGCCCTCGCAGCACGGCACCGCTTCAAGCGGATCGAGTCTGGGGAGACCGAGGAGGCCTGGTGGCCAAGATTGCACTCGTTCTCCGTGGGTTTGGAAAATTCACCCGACATGATGTATGCGCGAAAGGTGGCGGCTCACATCGACACCGTCCATCATGAAATTGTTTTCACCGTACAGGACGGACTGGACGCGTTGCCCGATGTCATCCGGCACCTGGAAACCTTCGATGTCACCACCATTCGTGCCGGCACGCCGATGTATTTGATGGCGCGCAAGATCAAGGCGATGGGCATCAAGATGGTGTTGTCTGGCGAAGGCGCTGACGAGGTATTCGGCGGGTATCTCTACTTCCATATGGCGCCATCGGCAGAGGAATTCCACGAGGAGACTGTTCGAAAGCTCTTTGCGCTGAGCAGGTACGATTGCTGTCGCGCGAACAAGGCGACGGCTGCTTGGGGAGTCGAAGCCCGTGTGCCCTTCCTGGACAAGGAATTCCTGGATTACGCAATGTCGATCGACCCTGCCGAAAAAATGTGCCCCGGTGCGAAGATCGAAAAGGGCATATTGCGGGAAGCTTTTGCCGACCTGTTGCCGCAGGAGATCTTGTGGCGTCAAAAGGAACAGTTTTCAGACGGAGTGGGGTACAGCTGGATTGAGTGCTTGCGGAATCACGCCGAGAGCAAAGTCTCGGATCAGATGCTCGCAGAGGCGGGGAGGCGGTTTCCGCTGCAAACGCCGACCTCGAAGGAAGGATACTTCTATCGGACCATATTCGACGGCATTTTCAAGAATCCGACAGCCTGCCTGACTGTCCCCGTCGGTCCCTCGATCGCGTGTTCCTCGCCGACCGCATTTCTCTGGTCTCAGCAGTTTGCGAGTATGGATGATCCGTCTGGAAGGGCCGTGAAAGGCGTGCACATTCAGGCCATTGATACCATGTGA
- a CDS encoding GNAT family N-acetyltransferase, with protein MSMPDAVTDVSLEALENVAWLETAWKELEARATHSFFLSWLWIGTWLRHIPDGTQPHVLVARSSGKIVGLAIICRRRVWSLGPHARARWLLNESGDTRFDRLFIECNSILAEQPDTIIPAGLDALTSRLRRADQLVLSGIDADLELAACGAAGRAGLVSEVKQADTALWVDYAKARQQKKDYRATLGRSTRQAVSRAMRLYAERGPLEFRIMETTTDALAAFDLLSDFHRSRWGRKGAFANPGFRPFHEELIARGVPTGAVRISRTLVGGQTIGVVYNFVHDGRVLNYQSGFLYESDGRLKPGLVSHVLAIEESISRGERGYDFLAGGAGHKAHLANSEYAMKWVAISRDGPERHIEAKLREAKRTLRTIATNLPRKKLRLFGSANAN; from the coding sequence ATGAGCATGCCCGATGCGGTCACCGATGTCAGCCTAGAGGCCCTCGAGAACGTTGCCTGGCTTGAGACCGCGTGGAAGGAGCTTGAAGCTCGGGCCACTCACTCGTTCTTTTTGTCCTGGCTCTGGATCGGCACTTGGCTGCGGCATATTCCGGATGGCACGCAACCGCACGTTCTCGTCGCACGATCGTCGGGCAAGATCGTTGGGTTGGCGATCATCTGCCGGCGGAGAGTCTGGAGCCTTGGGCCGCATGCGCGGGCACGTTGGCTGCTCAATGAATCCGGAGATACCCGTTTTGACCGATTGTTCATCGAGTGCAACAGTATTCTCGCGGAGCAACCGGACACCATTATTCCGGCAGGTCTCGACGCGCTGACCTCCCGCTTGCGCCGCGCGGATCAGTTGGTGCTTTCCGGAATTGATGCAGATCTCGAGTTGGCCGCTTGCGGCGCCGCCGGCCGGGCCGGGCTCGTCAGCGAGGTGAAGCAGGCCGATACGGCCTTATGGGTTGATTACGCCAAGGCCCGTCAGCAGAAGAAGGATTACCGGGCCACGCTCGGCCGCAGCACTCGCCAGGCGGTGAGCCGTGCAATGAGGCTGTATGCCGAACGAGGTCCCCTTGAATTCCGGATCATGGAGACAACAACGGACGCCCTGGCTGCGTTCGATCTACTGAGCGACTTTCATCGATCGCGATGGGGACGCAAGGGGGCTTTCGCCAATCCGGGCTTTCGTCCGTTCCATGAGGAGTTAATCGCGCGCGGAGTTCCCACAGGAGCGGTCCGCATCTCGCGGACGTTGGTTGGCGGCCAGACCATCGGGGTCGTCTACAATTTCGTGCATGACGGCCGCGTCCTGAACTACCAAAGCGGCTTTCTCTATGAGAGCGATGGCCGCCTCAAGCCCGGGCTGGTGAGCCATGTGCTGGCTATCGAGGAGAGTATCTCACGCGGGGAGCGCGGCTACGACTTCCTGGCTGGTGGCGCCGGGCACAAGGCACATCTGGCGAATAGCGAGTATGCGATGAAGTGGGTCGCAATAAGCAGGGACGGTCCGGAACGCCATATCGAGGCGAAGCTCCGCGAAGCCAAACGGACGCTGCGAACGATCGCGACGAACCTCCCAAGAAAGAAGCTGCGGCTATTCGGATCAGCAAATGCAAATTGA